From Gemmatimonadaceae bacterium:
GCTTCCGAGATGTCGGGCAGCACGAATGCGTCGTGATCGTTGGGCGAGAGGAAGTCCACGCCGCGATCGGTGAGGTGCACGGTGTGGTTCTTCTCATCCAGCACGTAGAGGAGACGCTCTTCGATGTCGCCGAACTGCTGGCGGCTGGCCGACTGCCGTTTGTCGGCAATGTGATCCAGCTCCATCTTCTGCACGAGCTGCTTGTTCCCGGCGCCCTCGGCGAGCAGCTTGAGCAGGCGCTTGTTCTTGGGCGCGCCTAACTGGGCCTGATACAGGCGCATGCCGGCCGTTTGCCGGTCGCCGGACTCGAGGGCCTCTTCGGCTTCGCCGACCAGCCGGTTCGCGTCTTCCGTCTGTGCGCGCACCAGCCGGGCGACCGCTGCGTTGTGCTCGAAGTACGCGGCGTCGCTCTCGTTGCCGACGGGACCCGAAATGATGAGCGGCGTGCGTGCTTCGTCGATGAGCACCGAGTCCACTTCGTCGACGATGGCGTACCAGTGCGGCGGCTGCACGCGCTGGTCCACCGAGTGCACCATGTTGTCGCGCAGGTAGTCGAAGCCGAACTCGTTGTTCGTGCCGTACGTGATGTCGCACAGGTATGCGGCGCGGCGTTCGGGCGTGTTGGGCTCCGTGTCGTCGATGCACCCGACCGTCATGCCGAGGTACGTGTAGAGATGGCCCATCCACTGGGAGTCGCGGCGCGCCAGGTACGAGTTGACGGTCACGAGGTGCGAGCCGCGGCCGGCGAGCGCATTGAGATAGAGCGGCAGCGTCGCCACCAGCGTCTTGCCTTCACCGGTCGCCATCTCCGCGATCTTGCCGAGGTGCAGCTCGACGCCGCCGATGAGCTGGACGTCGTAGTGCACCATGTCCCACGTCATGTCGTGGCCTGTCACCTTCACGGTAGTGCCTAACAGACGGCGCGCGGCCTCGCGCACCGTAGCGAACGCCTCGGGCAGGATTTCGTCCAGCACCTCGCTGAGCGCCTCGTGGAGCTCGCCCTCGACGCCGCCGCGGCCGTCGGGGCCGTTCAGCTCATCGTCGATCTGCGTGCGCTCCTCCGCATCCGCCGTCAGCTTCTTGCGCTCCTTGAGCTCGGCCACCTTGACCTCGAGCTCGGAGGTGCGCTCGCGGATCATGGCGCGCAGCTTGCCGGTCTGGGCGCGCAGCTCTTCGTCCGAGACCTTCTGCAGGCGCTCGTACTGCTCGTTGATCTCGGACACGATCGGCTGAACGCGCTTCATCTCGCGCTCGTGGCGCGTGCCGAAGACCGCGGTGAGCAATGGCTTCAACATGGGGACATTCCTCTATCGGTACAGCGCCGCCGCCCGAATGTAGTCGGCGACTGCTTCAGTCACGAACCCGCGAAGCGACAGTCCCGCGCGGACGCGCGCGCGAATCTCGCTCGATGACACATCCACGCGACGCGTCGACACTCGCTCTACCGGCAGTGCCGATTTAGAGCCGCGCGCATCGGACGCCACGGCGTCTCTCCCGCGCGAGAGCACGATGACCCGCGCCAGATCGGCAATGCGCTCCGACCGATGCCATGTGGCGATCTGCTCCGCGAGATCCTCGCCGATCAGCAGGATGCGCTCGACCGCCGGGTGCCGGGCTGCATACGCCTCCAACGTGTCAACCGTGTAAGATAACCCGCCCCGGTCGATTTCGATCGGATCGACCTCGAATCGCGCGTCCTCTCCCACGAGGAGCCGCAGCATGGCCAGTCGCTCGGACGGCGATGCCGCCACCACGCCCTGCTTGAGCGGCTGGCTCGCTGCCGGAATGAACACGACCCGGGTCAGGTGCAGCGCGTCGTACGCGTCGCTCGCGGCAAGGAGATGCCCAACGTGGGGCGGATCGAACGTCCCGCCGAAGAGCCCCAGTCGCACCGTGGTCAGGGCTTCGGCGCGACCGTCGCCGGATGCGGCGGTGGTCCGCACGTCGTCTTTACATCCGGGTCGCGCGGATATTTCTGGTAGAGCGTGGCACACGTCTGCGCGACTTCTTCCGGATACTTGATCTGCTTGTACGATTTGACCAGCTGGATGAGCGCCAGCTTCGCGTGCTGCGTCGTCGGATACAAGCGCTCGACATCGTTGAAGTAGATGATCGCCGGATCGTACGCCTTCCGCCGATAATAGAACATGCCGGTGTCGTAGTTCTTGATCGCCAGCCACTCCGTTAGGCGGTCGATCTCCTTCTGCGCCCGCGGCTTGAGCGGCGAATCCGGGTACGCCGCGATGAAGCTCTGCAGCGTCGTGATGGCCGTCTGTCCGTAGTCCGGGTCCAGGGATGGCTTGCGCCACAACTTCGCGTACGAGATGCCGGTCTTGAACGTCGCCGGTCCCGCGAGCGTGTCTTCCGGGAAGCTCTCCGGCACGCGGGAATACGCCTGCGCCGCCAGGATGTACTCCTTCTGCCCGGTGTGCGCCTCGCCAAGATAGTAGAAGGCTGCGGGCAGTAGCGGATCGCGCGCGGGCAGATCCGTGGTCAGCTTCTCGAATCCGTTTTCCGCGTTGCCCCAGTGATGCAGCTTGAGCTGCTGCAGAGACGCTTGGAACAGCGCCTCCTTCGAGGGAAAGCTTGCCGGGATGAACGGATGCCGGTGACAAGCAGCGAGGCCGGCGAGAGCGACCAATGGGAGCGTGCGTCGTAGCGCGTTCACAAACATGACGGCGGTGTCATACCCGGATTCGAGGAGACGGTTCACCGGAGCGCAGCAGCGCCGCGGCCCGCTGTGTCGCGAAACCATGCGACAAAACGAGGAATGCCATCGCGGATCGGCACCGCCGGCGCGTAGCCCAGGGTGTCGCGTGCGCGCGAAATATCGGCGAACGTGCAGGACACGTCGCCCGCTTGTGGCGGCAACCTGTCGATCATGGCCTTCCGACCAAGCGCATCCTCGAGCAAGGCAATCAGCTCGCTGAGCGTCGTGGTCTGCGACTCGCCCAGATTATAGACCTCGTGCCGCACCTCGGGATCGCGCGTTCGCTCGATCGCGCCGAGTACCCCCTGCACCG
This genomic window contains:
- the nadD gene encoding nicotinate (nicotinamide) nucleotide adenylyltransferase, yielding MRTTAASGDGRAEALTTVRLGLFGGTFDPPHVGHLLAASDAYDALHLTRVVFIPAASQPLKQGVVAASPSERLAMLRLLVGEDARFEVDPIEIDRGGLSYTVDTLEAYAARHPAVERILLIGEDLAEQIATWHRSERIADLARVIVLSRGRDAVASDARGSKSALPVERVSTRRVDVSSSEIRARVRAGLSLRGFVTEAVADYIRAAALYR
- the bamD gene encoding outer membrane protein assembly factor BamD, yielding MVALAGLAACHRHPFIPASFPSKEALFQASLQQLKLHHWGNAENGFEKLTTDLPARDPLLPAAFYYLGEAHTGQKEYILAAQAYSRVPESFPEDTLAGPATFKTGISYAKLWRKPSLDPDYGQTAITTLQSFIAAYPDSPLKPRAQKEIDRLTEWLAIKNYDTGMFYYRRKAYDPAIIYFNDVERLYPTTQHAKLALIQLVKSYKQIKYPEEVAQTCATLYQKYPRDPDVKTTCGPPPHPATVAPKP